The following proteins are co-located in the Solea solea chromosome 21, fSolSol10.1, whole genome shotgun sequence genome:
- the LOC131448837 gene encoding synaptopodin 2-like protein has protein sequence MVAEEIVVSLTGGAPWGFRLQGGAEQQKPLQVAKVRRRSKACRAGLKEHDELVAIGDQMCAELSHAQAMSLVDSQSATLSLRVKRSGFHSSSGRSASPRSPMRVLSPPAAPLASHQPPLLSPPGIPKGITSPPDSEAYYGETDSDADTQALPHRRPRRTPPHARSPARYDNQEEEEASEMSGYESATDAGVSMQGQWDGQCLPGVPRRELIYQPLQTEWATPAHTPHTLTPHTPDQGLVEAEGEVDSGFQEAGGCVGLTCSPLVSPERAKEAMMLGSSKQLVPMVGPQQTPVSDELSTTYKEKARQAKLQRGESFVEKQVKEARTKCRSIASLLTDAPNPNSKGVLMFKKRRQRAKRYTLTCFGKAEGDTGGDTEGETGGETEEEGGSSILSGSEVDEEGFSTSFDPTWDSGYLDLLDRKSSACPSTTPTTPTTPKTNFSPGLDISAYQTPGLVSLDDQSPGLEGSGLENSVHQSSRLGSSFAKQSVSNHPAHMSPSAVALTNGGSLAVSRASVILSPPSQTSLPSQNGQHENPNFDPSSITDSDHLLNANFSPNLGVLNRTARPFTPGPTPSRASVTSVMFRPPQPKPTNSPVAAISMVTLSPTHHSSGPDGRRAVSSTSLYIPPRNNNSNAHPSVNATSSALSPPSSLFSPPLVNPHTFSPQPAVHASPYNSLSPSVAQSTPVGPSLAQPFSLPSPQVFPSPPAPTYPPLSTCISPPAISPLYHPDPSQVSSNTQATHHSPPIQSFPPASAQPYMNMTGAATPASHATMATASPPEAPATDSLETREQRISVPATRTGILHNARRCSNKKPMFCAVQNKDVSPNPDLLSMVQNMDDHFVKAPCAESGVAPSGETGHESGPEEDWLRLGAEACNFMQAQRGPRPPPVAPKPQAPQVPQLAGKGGQLFARRQNRMDRYVVERSPSVAAKPYSPTQTREPSPTPSLPATWKYSSNIRAPPPINYNPLLSPSCPPKAQKKPEVKKSGPARSKGQKAGIKPVDIMSHQPYQLNSSLFNYGGGVPQVTSTYQQQQRGVTSAPQKTARVYEVKRFSTPPPTATGPALKVIVPRSATTLGEPMWRSDVTSPPPIFGPASASYQPQPQSYQPQWTTTPLSPTLPPAPTIPLPQLPTFSSSVKNPVQSHNFSPPQPSSTVQANREFKSAPDLSPLAPTGASQLALASAQLTRVPRPRFSTSNLGLQPCVWRPGSTMH, from the exons ATGGTAGCGGAGGAGATAGTGGTCTCCCTTACAGGAGGAGCCCCCTGGGGCTTCAGGCTGCAGGGAGGAGCAGAGCAGCAAAAACCTCTACAGGTGGCTAAG GTACGCAGACGTAGCAAAGCCTGCAGAGCTGGACTGAAGGAGCACGATGAGCTGGTTGCCATTGGCGACCAAATGTGTGCAGAGCTCAGCCATGCTCAGGCCATGAGTCTTGTAGATTCACAGAGTGCTACACTCAGCCTGAGGGTTAAAAG GTCTGGATTTCACTCCTCATCTGGTCGCTCTGCATCGCCTCGCTCCCCCATGAGGGTTTTGTCTCCCCCTGCTGCCCCGTTAGCCTCCCACCAGCCTCCCCTGCTCTCCCCTCCTGGCATACCAAAGGGCATAACTTCACCACCAGACAGCGAGGCCTACTACGGGGAAACAGACAGCGACGCAGACACACAGGCACTCCCTCACCGACGCCCGCGCCGCACACCTCCTCATGCGCGCTCACCTGCTCGCTATGACAaccaagaggaggaggaggcctcaGAGATGAGCGG GTACGAGAGCGCCACAGATGCAGGTGTTTCCATGCAGGGGCAGTGGGATGGTCAGTGTCTTCCCGGCGTCCCTCGCAGAGAGCTGATCTATCAGCCTCTCCAGACAGAGTGGGCCACACCAGCACACACTCCACACACTCTGACCCCTCACACACCAGACCAGGGGCTGGTGGAAGCAGAGGGAGAGGTTGACAGTGGCTTCCAGGAGGCGGGCGGCTGCGTTGGTCTCACCTGCTCGCCACTGGTGTCTCCTGAACGGGCGAAAGAGGCGATGATGTTGGGCTCCAGCAAACAACTGGTGCCCATGGTAGGACCACAGCAGACACCTGTCAGTGACGAACTCTCCACCACCTACAAGGAGAAAGCACGACAAGCCA AGTTGCAGCGTGGGGAGAGTTTTGTGGAGAAACAGGTGAAAGAAGCTCGTACTAAATGCCGCTCTATTGCGTCCCTGCTGACTGACGCTCCCAACCCCAATTCAAAAGGGGTGCTTATGTTCAAGAAACGCCGGCAGAGGGCCAAGAGGTACACACTGACCTGCTTTGGTAAAGCTGAGGGAGACACAGGAGGGGACACAGAAggggagacaggaggagagactgAGGAAGAAGGAGGGAGTTCCATCCTAAGTGGCTCAGAAGTTGACGAGGAGGGATTCTCAACGTCCTTTGACCCGACGTGGGACTCTGGTTATCTGGATCTGCTGGACAGGAAAAGCTCAGCCTGTCCCTCAACTACACCAACCACTCCAACAACACCAAAAACCAATTTCAGCCCAGGGCTGGACATCTCTGCCTATCAGACTCCAGGACTTGTGAGCCTGGACGATCAAAGCCCAGGTTTGGAGGGTTCAGGGCTTGAAAACTCAGTTCATCAGAGTTCAAGGTTGGGGAGCAGCTTTGCAAAGCAGTCAGTCAGCAACCACCCTGCACACATGTCTCCTTCAGCTGTGGCCCTGACCAACGGTGGGTCTTTAGCTGTTAGTCGGGCTAGTGTCATTCTGAGCCCCCCCTCTCAGACATCCCTACCAAGTCAAAATGGGCAACATGAAAATCCTAATTTTGATCCAAGCTCAATCACTGACTCCGACCATCTCCTGAATGCTAACTTCAGTCCTAATCTAGGTGTTCTTAACCGCACTGCCCGCCCCTTCACCCCTGGCCCTACTCCTTCTCGAGCATCTGTAACCTCTGTGATGTTTCGCCCTCCCCAACCCAAACCCACAAACAGTCCTGTGGCAGCCATCTCCATGGTGACTCTATCACCTACTCACCATTCATCAGGGCCTGATGGGAGGAGAGCCGTGTCTAGCACCTCTCTGTACATCCCTCCAAGAAATAACAACAGTAACGCTCATCCCTCTGTTAACGCCACCTCCTCAGCTCTCTCGCCTCCTTCCTcacttttctccccccccttaGTAAATCCACACACTTTTTCTCCTCAGCCTGCAGTACACGCTTCCCCCTACAACTCTTTGTCTCCATCTGTAGCTCAAAGCACCCCAGTGGGTCCATCACTTGCTCAACCCTTCTCCCTTCCATCTCCCCAggtttttccctctcctcctgctcctacATACCCACCTCTCTCCACATGCATTTCTCCTCCAGCCATCTCCCCATTATATCACCCTGATCCTTCTCAGGTTTCTTCAAATACCCAGGCCACCCATCATTCTCCTCCCATTCAGTCCTTTCCACCTGCATCTGCCCAACCTTATATGAACATGACAGGTGCAGCGACTCCCGCATCCCATGCTACCATGGCAACTGCATCTCCTCCAGAGGCTCCCGCCACTGATTCACTTGAAACACGCGAGCAGCGCATCTCCGTTCCTGCTACTCGCACTGGAATCCTGCACAATGCCCGCCGCTGTAGCAACAAGAAGCCGATGTTTTGTGCAGTCCAGAACAAAGATGTTTCTCCAAACCCTGATTTGTTGTCGATGGTCCAGAATATGGATGACCACTTTGTGAAAGCCCCGTGTGCTGAATCTGGAGTTGCACCCAGTGGGGAGACTGGGCACGAGTCAGGTCCTGAGGAGGACTGGCTGAGACTGGGGGCAGAGGCTTGCAACTTCATGCAGGCTCAACGAGGACCCAGACCGCCCCCCGTGGCCCCAAAACCGCAAGCCCCTCAGGTGCCACAATTAGCAGGGAAGGGAGGTCAGCTGTTTGCCCGCAGACAAAACAGAATGGATCGGTATGTGGTAGAGCGATCTCCCTCTGTTGCTGCAAAACCTTACTCTCCCACCCAAACGAGGGAGCCCTCACCCACGCCCTCTCTCCCTGCCACCTGGAAGTATTCATCCAACATCCGTGCTCCACCTCCCATCAACTACaaccccctcctctccccctcctgcCCACCAAAGGCCCAGAAGAAGCCCGAGGTGAAAAAGAGTGGGCCAGCTAGATCTAAAGGGCAGAAAGCCGGCATCAAGCCAGTCGACATCATGAGTCATCAGCCCTACCAGCTCAATTCCTCCCTGTTCAACTATGGGGGTGGGGTTCCACAGGTCACCTCCACTTATCAGCAACAGCAGAGAGGAGTGACAAGTGCTCCTCAGAAAACAGCAAGAGTGTACGAAGTCAAGCGTTTCTCCACGCCTCCTCCGACAGCAACAGGGCCCGCCCTCAAAGTGATTGTCCCTCGATCTGCTACGACACTCGGTGAACCGATGTGGCGCTCTGATGTGACATCTCCTCCACCCATATTTGGACCTGCCTCTGCCTCCTATCAGCCTCAACCCCAATCTTACCAACCTCAGTGGACCACCACCCCTCTGTCTCCCACACTGCCTCCAGCTCCTACCATCCCGCTCCCTCAGCTCCCCACATTCTCCTCTTCTGTTAAAAACCCAGTCCAGTCCCATAATTTCTCTCCCCCTCAGCCCTCCAGCACTGTGCAGGCCAACAGGGAATTTAAGAGTGCCCCAGATCTAAGCCCACTGGCTCCAACTGGTGCCTCTCAGCTGGCACTCGCCAGCGCTCAGCTGACCAGGGTACCAAGGCCCAGGTTCAGCACTTCCAACCTCGGTCTTCAGCCTTGCGTCTGGCGCCCCGGATCCACTATGCACTGA